attaatcaaatttcaGACTTTAGAGTAATTTGTGTGACActaaaattttgcttaattcTAGTGTCTTTTATGCAGTCTGTTGTGTTCACAGCTGCTCCCCTCTTCCTCATTGCTGCTGTATGGTTTGTTGGATTTGGCCTCTGCTTGTTAGTTATCAGTTTATATCATTGCTGCTGCCAGCGCCGCAGTTATGGCCATTCTCGAACTGTTTATGCAATTTCTCTTGTCTTTCTTATACTCTTCACCATTGCCGCAATGTAATTTCCTCATCATTCGTTTATGCGCCTTGATGTCTGGATTGAATAAACTCTTACTGTTTccaatcttaaaattttttttttctccatgtTTTTAGCATTGGATGTGCAGTTCTGTATACAGGGCAAGGAAAGTTCCATAAAAGCACAGCAAACACACTGGAATATGTTGTGAATCAGTCGGATACTATTGTCAGTAATCTTAGGATTGTATCAGATCATCTATCAGCAGCCAAGTCAATTGGGGTTGATCAAATTCCTCTGCCTCCCACTGTCCAGAATGGCATTGATGGGGTAgacaagaaaataaattctTCAGCTAGCAATCTTGAAAAGGAGACTGATAAAAATGCAAATGATATACATAAGATTTTAGATGCTGTGTGAGTAATTTTTTCCTCTATTTCTCAATTTGCATACTTTTGAGCTCATTTTGATCATGATATTTGATACTTCCTAGCAGAAGGAAAGCTTTAATCATAATTGCTTCTGTAATGTTCCTCTTGGCCATACTCGGTTTCTGTAAGCATTTTTATCCCATTAAGTAAATGCTGCTTTCCAGTTATCTGTAGACTCTTTCAACTTTTATAGTGACAATGTTGTTATACTTGTTCATTGCAGTATTTTCAGTTATTGGCAAAGAATTTCTTGTGTACATGTGAGTGGctgtaaatttatttacataaaaagTACCTTAACTGTTTTCGTTAATTTCTATTTAACTGCATTTAGTGGCATTGCAGATTGGTAACTTTGGGGTGGATCCTTGTCACAGGCACATTTATATTGTGTGGCGTATTTCTCATTCTCCATAAGTAATTATCCTAACTTAAGTAGAacaaaattgtatattattgtTAACTGAAGACATTTTCAGAATTGTCTACCTGATTCATTgtcattttcactttcactttcCAGTGTGGCTGGTGACACTTGTCTTGCAATGGATCAATGGGTTAAAAACCCAACAGCTCATACATCTTTGGATGATATTCTGCCCTGTGTAGATAATGCAACTGCCCAGGAGACCTTGTCTCAAACCAAAGAAGTAATCTCCCAGTCAATTGCTGTTGTGAATCGTTTCATCACTAATGTGTCTAACATTAACTATCCGCCCGCAGCCGGACCTCTATATTACAATCAATCTGGTCCCTTGGTGCCTGTCCTCTGCAATCCATTCAACTCTGACAGGACTGATAGACAATGTGCTGCTGGTGAAGTGGACTTTACCAATGCAGCTCAggtaaactaaattaaaaattacttatcACATGACACAAGTGAACAAAACATTCAACAGGCATTATAAAATTGATCTCTCGCAAGCATTTCCTCTACGGAGGAATGTGAAGATTAGGAATAGAAAGTATAACAATATCACTATTGTGTTTCATGCAGGAATGGGGGAATTACATCTGCCAAGTTTCAGCAAATGGTAATTGCAGTACTGCGGGCAGATTGACTCCTGTTTTCTATGGCCAGATGATGGCTACTGTCAATGTAAGCTATGCGTTGTATCAGCATGGTCCAT
Above is a genomic segment from Mangifera indica cultivar Alphonso chromosome 3, CATAS_Mindica_2.1, whole genome shotgun sequence containing:
- the LOC123210835 gene encoding uncharacterized protein LOC123210835 isoform X1, with translation MFSIRTNSLLLLSTSLFISSTIGTIADYEYGVVSWAMRRSVLEDNNAEHVEDNSSLILAASRTHRKDPLDDFKCYKGGWNIKEKHYFSSVVFTAAPLFLIAAVWFVGFGLCLLVISLYHCCCQRRSYGHSRTVYAISLVFLILFTIAAIIGCAVLYTGQGKFHKSTANTLEYVVNQSDTIVSNLRIVSDHLSAAKSIGVDQIPLPPTVQNGIDGVDKKINSSASNLEKETDKNANDIHKILDAVRKALIIIASVMFLLAILGFLFSVIGKEFLVYILVTLGWILVTGTFILCGVFLILHNVAGDTCLAMDQWVKNPTAHTSLDDILPCVDNATAQETLSQTKEVISQSIAVVNRFITNVSNINYPPAAGPLYYNQSGPLVPVLCNPFNSDRTDRQCAAGEVDFTNAAQEWGNYICQVSANGNCSTAGRLTPVFYGQMMATVNVSYALYQHGPFLIQLGDCTFVRETFNVITKDHCPGLKHYSKLIFVGFVMVSIAVMLSLIFWFLYAREKKHRKHTKDFRVIKSGEDVPEEEKVMQ
- the LOC123210835 gene encoding uncharacterized protein LOC123210835 isoform X2, whose product is MFSIRTNSLLLLSTSLFISSTIGTIADYEYGVVSWAMRRSVLEDNNAEHVEDNSSLILAASRTHRKDPLDDFKCYKGGWNIKEKHYFSSVVFTAAPLFLIAAVWFVGFGLCLLVISLYHCCCQRRSYGHSRTVYAISLVFLILFTIAAIIGCAVLYTGQGKFHKSTANTLEYVVNQSDTIVSNLRIVSDHLSAAKSIGVDQIPLPPTVQNGIDGVDKKINSSASNLEKETDKNANDIHKILDAVRKALIIIASVMFLLAILGFLFSVIGKEFLVYILVTLGWILVTGTFILCGVFLILHNVAGDTCLAMDQWVKNPTAHTSLDDILPCVDNATAQETLSQTKEVISQSIAVVNRFITNVSNINYPPAAGPLYYNQSGPLVPVLCNPFNSDRTDRQCAAGEVDFTNAAQEWGNYICQVSANGNCSTAGRLTPVFYGQMMATVNRKETPEAHQRFQSHKIW